In Persicimonas caeni, a single window of DNA contains:
- the rph gene encoding ribonuclease PH has protein sequence MTDRFDGRDLDELRPVTIQTDFTEMPEASVLISMGKTKVMCTASVEESVPRWMRDAEPERGWVTAEYALLPGSTAPRFRRERRRVGGRTKEIQRLIGRSLRAVCDLEKLPGHTIWLDCDVLQADGGTRTASITGAFVALALACGRLVERGAIEEMPLRENVAAISAGVLGDQVLLDLPYEEDSTADVDMNVVMTGSGEFVEIQGTGEESTFSHKELLALLEVADKGIRELSEAQQAALPEDQMYAGLFG, from the coding sequence ATGACAGATCGCTTCGACGGCCGTGACCTCGACGAACTTCGCCCCGTGACCATCCAGACCGACTTCACCGAGATGCCCGAGGCATCGGTGCTCATCAGCATGGGCAAAACCAAGGTGATGTGCACCGCCAGCGTCGAGGAGAGCGTGCCGCGTTGGATGCGCGACGCCGAGCCCGAGCGCGGCTGGGTCACCGCCGAGTACGCCCTGCTGCCCGGCTCGACCGCGCCGCGTTTTCGCCGCGAGCGTCGCCGCGTGGGCGGACGCACCAAAGAGATCCAGCGCCTCATCGGCCGCAGCCTGCGCGCCGTATGCGACCTCGAAAAACTCCCCGGCCACACCATCTGGCTCGACTGCGACGTCCTGCAGGCCGACGGCGGCACCCGCACCGCCTCCATCACCGGCGCCTTCGTCGCCCTCGCCCTCGCCTGCGGCCGCCTCGTCGAGCGCGGCGCCATCGAGGAGATGCCTCTTCGCGAGAACGTCGCCGCCATCTCGGCCGGCGTGCTCGGCGACCAGGTCCTGCTCGACCTGCCCTACGAAGAGGACAGCACCGCCGACGTCGACATGAACGTGGTCATGACCGGCTCGGGCGAGTTCGTCGAGATCCAGGGCACCGGCGAGGAGTCGACCTTCTCGCACAAAGAGCTCTTGGCGCTGCTGGAGGTCGCCGACAAAGGAATCCGTGAGCTCTCGGAGGCGCAGCAGGCGGCGTTGCCGGAAGATCAGATGTATGCTGGGTTGTTTGGGTGA